Part of the Burkholderia humptydooensis genome, CGTGCGCGTTTGCCGGCGCGCCGGGCGGCGCCGCGTTCGAATCGGCTTGCCGTTCACGTTGCGCCGTCCGGCCTCGACACACGAGTTTCATCCCCATCACGCATCGGAAGGAGCGCACACATGAGAGAAGTGTCCATGCAGGTCGGCGGGTTGCATCGCCCCGCCGTGGACGGAACCCCGACTGTCGACGCGCGTACCGCGCCGCAGGGTGTGCAGGTTGATCAGGCGTCGCGGCTGCAAGCCATGGTCGAGCGGGTGAAGAGCGAGACGGGTATCGTTCCGTCGCATCTGATCAAACTGCAGCAATCCGCCCAGGAACACCGATGCCTGATCGGCATCCGTCCCGTCGAACCGATCGCAACGAGCCTCATTGAAAGCGGTCATCCGACCAAGGGTTTTCACATCAAGGGCAAGAGCGCGAACTGGGGGCCGCAGGCCGCGTTCATTTGTGTCGACCAGCGGTGGAGCAAACTCGAAAACAACGCCGAGCGGGTCAAGAAATTCAACGGGCAAGTCGAAAGCTGCCTGCGCGACCAATATGCGAAGAAGGTTCCGCTCGCCGTATCGGGCGCGCGCCTCGATGAACTGCTAGGCATGGGGATGATCGACCGGATCAAGTACGACGCGCAGCGCAATCCGATCGCGTTCGAAGCCCGGGCGCCGAGCGGGAAGATCTATGCGTTCGAGGCGAAGCCGCACGCCACCGGCGATGGGATGCGCTACGCAATCACGCATGAGGGACGACCGATCGAGGTGCTGGCGCCGCCGAAGCCCGACGCCAAGCCGCTGACGGCCGACTACGACTTGCTCGTGATCGCGCCGCGGGTGGAGGATCTCGGGCCGCAGGACAACGTTCCCGTGCCGGATGTCGCGCATGCGGTTTTCAAGGCGCGCGTGGATCGATACGCCAACCCGGTTCCTGAACCGCTTCGAGCCGCCTATGATGATCCGGCGGCTTTCTACGCAAAGGAGGACAAGGAGATCGGCAATGCGTCACCGAGAATTCGCGCGATGATTCCGATCCTCAATCAGGCGCTGGTCGGCGACGGCGAGCCGGTGATCCATCACAATGCCGACGCGGCCAGCCCCGCGGCGGACCCGACGGCCAACTATCCCGCGACGTTCGCACTGCCGGAGCCGATCGGCCGCTTCGATGAAATCTGCATCGTGCACGATGCGGCCGAACTGGCGGAACTGATTGCCGCCGCCAAGACGCAGGGCTTCCACGTTCCCCTCAATCCGCTGTGGGAACCGGAAGTGACCAGCGTGCGCAGAGAAGCCTTTACCCAGGCGCGCGAGAGGGTGATGTCGAACCTCCTCGGCAACTGAGCCATTGTCGAGCGGGGCGCCCGGCATCTGCGTGCATGGGGCGCCGGGCGCCTTGCAGGCCAAACCCACGCGGGGCCCCATCGCGCAACAGGTATTCGAAGTTCGGTCAGTCCTGCGTGAGCCCCGCCGTGTCCATCTCACCCCTGCGCATCGCTCAACGCCTCCAGATGTTCACCGAACGCATCGAGGATCGTTGTGCGCTGATCGGCGTCGTCGAAGCAGTCGTCCGGCAGCAGCTTCACCAGTTCCATCATGCCTTTCGCGTGGCGATACCGCAGCGTGGCGTCGGGCATCATCCGCCGTGTCTGCGCATCGAGCCACGCGGCGCTGAGCCAGCTTTGCTCGACGATCTCGAGTAGCGCGGCGATCAGCGCATCGCCGTCGACGTCCGCTGCCCGCAGGCTGTCCGCGCAGCGCCCGCAATGGTCCTCGATGCCGAGGAATTGCAGGATCCGCTTCAGGTCGGTGATCACGGCAGCCAGCCGCACGTCCATCGCGGGACCTTCGGACGACAGCTCGAACGCGAGCGCGCGGATCAGCGTCTTGAGCTTGCGGCGCCGGTCGGGCAGCCGGCGAAACTCGTCGAACCATTGCGTCAGGCGGCGCTCGCGCGCGGTGGCCCGCTGGTAGATCTGACGCAATTGCGCGAGCCCCGCCTGGCCTGCGCGGCCGAACTCCAGATGCGCAAACAACTGCAACGTCCATTCGTCGCCGCTCAGCACGG contains:
- a CDS encoding CyaA/EF/ExoY family adenylyl cyclase toxin encodes the protein MREVSMQVGGLHRPAVDGTPTVDARTAPQGVQVDQASRLQAMVERVKSETGIVPSHLIKLQQSAQEHRCLIGIRPVEPIATSLIESGHPTKGFHIKGKSANWGPQAAFICVDQRWSKLENNAERVKKFNGQVESCLRDQYAKKVPLAVSGARLDELLGMGMIDRIKYDAQRNPIAFEARAPSGKIYAFEAKPHATGDGMRYAITHEGRPIEVLAPPKPDAKPLTADYDLLVIAPRVEDLGPQDNVPVPDVAHAVFKARVDRYANPVPEPLRAAYDDPAAFYAKEDKEIGNASPRIRAMIPILNQALVGDGEPVIHHNADAASPAADPTANYPATFALPEPIGRFDEICIVHDAAELAELIAAAKTQGFHVPLNPLWEPEVTSVRREAFTQARERVMSNLLGN
- the sctW gene encoding type III secretion system gatekeeper subunit SctW, with the translated sequence MNRIDPAAGRPAPSVTPAGPSATPIAREIVPAGSALDLAQEALADLPHDFDTMPPELAGVSAESFAETLEDIGFVVGTRLRETRRAQAGGSTDRPRTRGMLQQLIRQIGAVSAAQLDDLRRRMPGIDELEDVGDAMRAAGMNDGEMALLLGAMLEEGKLSGARRRRAEAQLAAVLSGDEWTLQLFAHLEFGRAGQAGLAQLRQIYQRATARERRLTQWFDEFRRLPDRRRKLKTLIRALAFELSSEGPAMDVRLAAVITDLKRILQFLGIEDHCGRCADSLRAADVDGDALIAALLEIVEQSWLSAAWLDAQTRRMMPDATLRYRHAKGMMELVKLLPDDCFDDADQRTTILDAFGEHLEALSDAQG